The following DNA comes from Emys orbicularis isolate rEmyOrb1 chromosome 13, rEmyOrb1.hap1, whole genome shotgun sequence.
AAATCTCAGTTCAACATTTTAGTTGATATATTTATTGATTTTGAATCCTAAGTCATGGCATGATTGCCAGAAGTGAAATATTGCCTTTAAGCATCATTGCTAAGCTTCAGTATGTCACTAGATGGGATATGATAGAAGATGAAGAAAGAGTCTGATCTTTCATATCAGTATTCAGCTATCAGAGAAATGGACTGTTGTTATATTAGTCATTGCTCTGATATGGCAGAGGGTGGTCTACATGGATACAAAAGATCTGTTCTTGAACTGAGACTCCTTCACTTTGACTGAAGTCTATATTTAGCATTAAAATTTCAGCTGGTaaccaggagagggaggggaatttctgaatatttatttgtcctgaattgacactCTCAGTTCtgtcccaccagaggccgcaTTTTTATAGTGGCGTAGTCCTGCTCGGATCCACAGAagcaggtcaattaagctttggatcagaaccccacgctatccaaatttgaatatTGGCATTGAGAATtttgttggttaaaagatcagtgaCCATGAGCCAGAAAGCATCAGCAGAAGCAATGAAAGTTCAAGCTGTGAGAGACAGCCTGCAATTTGAACATAAAAAAAAACTGGCAGAAATTTGAATGAGAGAGAAGCAAGTGTTGGCCCAGCTGGAAAAGGAAGCTAAGGAAAGggcttctgaaagacaaaaagaatCTGCTGAAAGAGAGAAAAACGCCAAAGAAAGAATGGCTGAATTGGAAAGAGAagctggtgaaagagagaaagaagtcTAAGAAAGAATGGCTGAATTGGAAAGAGAAGCTGCTGAAAGACTGAAGGAGGCTGATGAGAGAGAGGAAAGGTCTCATAGAAGGAAAAGGAATGACTGGCAGCTGAGGAGAGGTTTGCCAGACTTAGACTCCAAGTCAAAAAAGCAATGGGAGAACAGCAGAAACTGTATCatcttgaaagtccagtttataacaatgttggtatggTATATTACTCTGAGCAATTTTCTGTATTTAACTAATTATACTATGACTAGGGGGGAGGGGACTGTAACCTGGTGGAAGATAGCTGTTTGTCTGTGCAAAAAGGCAGTTtgtctgtgaatgaagtttctgaatttCTGACCAATGTCTCAGAAGTGAATGTGGAATTAGATAAAGCGCAGAAAGATATCattggtcaggaaaatgtttctcaggagcagaCTAAAATGGATGGACAGGTTAAAGCCCTAGCTGAGGAAGAAAAGGGTAGGTTTTTGATGTGTGATGGATTGttggctagtacagcttgtaaaagtaAACCTGAAAAAGGTTACTGTGATTTGCTGGAAGTAGTTCAGTGCAGTGAGAAGAtcagcagtttatctgttgggagtggcaatgtgcctggtaaggaagctgccccacttTCCCAGTATTTGTCTGTaaccagccctgtgtgctgggacaaaggagaggaggacaATGAAAGTTTGGAGGAGGCTAGGCAgacttgtgagctgatggctttgtctaatcagcagtttgggaaggcaaggatagTGGATaactcttggcaagatcacatgagacatacaggaaccatgctacAAGAGcaaatccaatccactattgttctaaccaagttttaccttgagtttgtaaagagattcaatcatgttattcAACAtgattttgataaaccatttctgttttaCACTGATACGACTTCTAACCCAATACAAGCTGTAGTAAGACAgaaccaaggatggggagctcttgggatgcagtcagtgatgtttgtgtcatcccttcctgcatcaattttgcatttgGGGTATGATGTTATTGACAcgaactgtgactgtatagaccattgttgcaaccaagatcCTGTAGTGgtaccaaatcttgtacaaaggagattaagtaaggtgtctatgaggaggttatgatttgctggttatgattatgctatctgtatgcatgtatcattttttttatttaaagttataagtattgtctctagactgtctgtatttcaaacttgtgctatgcttctgggtgacaccccagacaatttggcatgagcactgcctagcctgcttgatggcccatttaggaccatcagctatacaactgacccattcaGAGAAggtagatacaccttgtgactcagcaaggcatgcagggacatgcctatgaaCAGAACTCTTAGGTTTTGCCATGCCATGTGCTGAGTAGCTTGTATTTGAGACAAAGGAAGCACACGCCACATGgcaaaaagactataaaaggcagctgcatcatctacattttgttttcaatcctgcttctaacctctggagcaggggtctcaaactcagtttACCTTAGGTCCagggccagtcctcaaatccttccagtgggccaataatgtcactgaagatggtgttcataAAAGAAAACTTCTATAttgtaatatttattttgaatttcttagaaataataaaactgtcatacaactttatataATTCTTTGCCtcccagagagtttttagtgttggtcagacacctggcaacgcttcagttctgttaatttgttgatgtttggcctcagtgactgagcagttgaaaccttcaggattgcagcaaggtgtgcatcagatagttgtgttcggtatttttacttgtattcattgtggaaaaaagtgatgctgcctctacgctgactctgcccggcaactaatgatgttgactccatggctgactctgccagGGAACTAGTGATGgtttctctgtccctctcccccagacaatgggagctgtgtgggggcggcgcctgtaGTTGAGATTCCCGGCAGCGTGTCTGCCTGGGTCTCTCCTCCGTCTCTCCTCCGCGGGCCgaagtggggaggttctcgggccacAGACCCCtgctctggaggaactttgctacaaactgaagctctgaacaaaggactgaatgacccatcctagctgtggatgtactccagagacttgagttgaatctgcagtttattccatcgctgctaaaagcctgaaccaagaactttgccaatACTGTATGTCATTGATCCCATTTAACCAATTTaggctctcatctatatttcattctttttatgaataaacctttagattttagattctaaaggattggcaacagcgtgatttgtgggtaagatctgatttgtatattgacctgggtctggggcttggtcctttgggatcgggagaaccattcttcttttactgggatattgATTCTCATAACGAGTCATCCACATAAAGAGTGATGCTGGTGGTGATATTGGGacactggagtgtctaagggaattgcttgtgtgacttatggttagccagtggggtaaaaccaaagtcctctctgtttcgctggtttggtgccttaaaatagtaaaggaactccagctttgggctgtaactgccctgctttaagcaatttgtcctgaattgatactctcagttgtgtcctgccagaggccgcatcgttacaTATGGTTAGATTAATTTCCACTAATTCTAACAAGAGATTGGTGCCTATGGACTCTTGACTGCATTGAAAAATCTGAATACAAGATTTTAGTTGTTCAGCTCTGGTATGTCACGAGGTGGAATATAATAGATAGCCAAATACTGATATGACAGAACAGACCAATTCTCTACCACAGAAGAGGCAGAGACCCCATGTGTGAATTTGATATGGTAACTGATTTTACGTGGAAAGTGCTCTGATACCATGTTGATGGGTGGCAGTACAAAAGCCTCAGACGGATCAATCGATCAATAGATGGAGGggtatgtatggggatggatggatagctagAAAGGGAGGatatatccatcaatggctattaaccaagagggtcagggatgcaaccctgtgctctgggtgtccctaagcctctgactggcaGATGCTGGAATTGAACAACACAGGATGGGTCACTCAATAAttctcctgttctgttcattctctctgaggcatctgacattggccactgtgtgAATACAGGATATTTATATAGGTGTAAATTTatagtaactccattgacctgaGTGGAGTTTTTCTAGATATTTACCAGTGTAAATACCTCAGTGTGCATAAATGGATTGAATGTTAAGTTCTCATGGAGACAATAATGTCAAGAGTTgattatatttataaagaaacacAGAATGAGACGATGGTCATGGGAGAAAGATggccattttattttttggagaaTAGCCTTGACCTAATCATTTTCCACATGGCAGCACTGATATCCTTGTTCTTCATGCTAAAAATTATCGGATTCATCATGGGAGGCACCACGGAATACAAAACAGCCACCATGAGATCCAGATATGAGAttgagctggaggtgggtttaATATAGGCAAAACTAGCAGTGCAAACAAACATGGAGACCACAATGAGGTGAAGGATGCAGGTAGAGAAGGTtttatgccggccctgctcagaggggattctcagcactgttttgaagaTCAGAACGTAagacataattataaaataaagcagTTTAAGGCAAAGTACACGCTAAAGGCAATAGCCCCAGTTTCACTGAGATATGAGTCATACCAAGCAAGTttgaggagctgggggatttcacagaagaactgattcATCTCGTTGTCTCCACAGAAGATTATTGCAAATGTGTTCCCAGTGTGCACTGCAGAATTGAGAACCCGACTGATCCAGATACTGGCTGtcatttggacacaagctctcctgttcatcATTGACTcgtagtgcagtggttggcagatggaAATGTACCAGTCGTACGCCATGATGATTATTAAGGAAAGCTCAGCTGTAGCGaagaaaaggaagggaaagaCTTGGATGACGCATCCGTATAATGAAATGGCCCTGGTGCTCATGAGGGAATTGGCCATGGACTTGGGGTCGACAATGGAGATGGAGCCAAGGTCTAGGATGGATAGAGTCAttaggaagaaatacatgggtgtGTGAAGATGATGGTCAAGGGCTATGGCTGTGATGATGAGAAGATTCCCAGTCAGGGCTGCCAGGTAAATCCCTAGAAACACCATGaaatgcaaaatctgcagctcccgaatgttagagaatcccaggagaaggaactcagTCACGGTGatttggttggacattttcttcctcGGTACATCATGTGATGGCTGTGAAGGGAAGGACAAGGGCAATGGCCAGGGTTCGCTTGCAGTCACTAAAGtataggccttgctggagccctaggcataactAACAGTATGAACCAAAGGCTGCAAATAAGAAGAGATGAAATAGAATGTATGGGTTTGAAATTATCGTATTATTGGACAATATTTGCATTCCCCAGTCTTTCTTAAAGATCAGTTTCCAATTAAGCGTGGTCAGAAATTTTCTACTTAAattgttttcaaaggaaaattgtgTTTTCAATTAATCAAATTTTCATAGAAACTCTCAGGTATCCTCAAATATATTTCATGGATacttcatatatatatacacagggaaactgaaaaCTCATGTTTTTGGGGTGGATCtaggcagaaaaaaaatcagttttctgcaattttttcctgaaaatgtttgtttctcaCTTGCCAAAACATGAAAAATTGGAGATTTTTGGGAAGTCTATgaaaaacctatttaaaaaaaaaaaatgctgatagGCTCCAGATGGTTGATTGACTTGATAGCAAAAGTCTTAAAGAGTTCCAACCATAATTCAAATTTGTGTTCTTAAATTAGCCCTGTATATTAATACTCTaacatatttaattgaaatagCAAAATTACTGTGCTGGTCTTTGTGGAATTTTTCCCAGCTTGCAATGAATTCAAGCCTCCAGTGTTAGGAATCATTggtcatatctatctatctatctatctatctatctatctatctatctatctatctatctatctatgcacCCCCTGCCAGGATTGTTTTGTTATCCCTCTCTCTCATGCCCCCATCACTGTATTACCCAGCAGCCATTGCCATGTCCCTTCGCTGGATGTCCTGCGTTGCTGGGTCTCTCTGCAGTTCCTAGCAGACAGGGATCTACTCCACAGATGggcgctccctgctcccctccttggGTGGGCTTGGCTGAGAGGTGATGGACTAAATGGGATGAGGGACTGAAAGCCTCTCCGAGCTCTAGAGAGGGCCAggcacaggaaggaggagagTGGTGTGGGAAGGAAGTAGTGGCCAGGGTTGGCcaatggagagaagcaggagagacTGTCTGGTGTTTGGAGGTGGGACAGAAGGAAGCAGGGATGGGGGGCTGTTCCATGGGGTTGGGGCCATGTCAAGGGAG
Coding sequences within:
- the LOC135887489 gene encoding olfactory receptor 14A16-like; this translates as MSNQITVTEFLLLGFSNIRELQILHFMVFLGIYLAALTGNLLIITAIALDHHLHTPMYFFLMTLSILDLGSISIVDPKSMANSLMSTRAISLYGCVIQVFPFLFFATAELSLIIIMAYDWYISICQPLHYESMMNRRACVQMTASIWISRVLNSAVHTGNTFAIIFCGDNEMNQFFCEIPQLLKLAWYDSYLSETGAIAFSVYFALNCFIL